Part of the Ammospiza nelsoni isolate bAmmNel1 chromosome 6, bAmmNel1.pri, whole genome shotgun sequence genome is shown below.
CACACCTgcctcagctctggctctggcagggctggatgcatGCAGTTCTTCCCTGGGAAAGTTTTCCTGCTGTGTAAGAACCAGTGGATTTGTAATATGAGAAACTAACTCAGAACAAGGATTTCTAAGTCAGATAATACCTTTTCCTGGTGATGTATTGAAATAGGCATTGATATTATTTCCTTTAAGGATGCAGTTTTCTATTCAGTATCTTTATAGACCCATGTTTTCTACTTGTTTTTGACATGTTTATGCTCAGTCTCTTCTCTCATCTTGTTCGTTGTGCGTTCCCCATCCAGACTGTAACATATTTGTGCATAAGGAACATGCCAGTTCTGTAGACTGTGGATTTGAGGAGAAGCATTACAGCACCACCACTTGTTATATTTTTAACAAATACCTCACTGGGCTTCTTGTCCCAGTGACCTGAGTGTAACACACACATCCTTCCACCAGCCTTGATCCCAAACCAAGCTGAGATTTCAGTCCCTCAGCAGAAAGTGGCTGCCACTGCCAGGGTTTAAGTTTTAACCTGGAAGCTGTGTACTGATTACACTGAATAAAGAGGAAGCTGATGTGTGCTGGaattcattttcttcatttctaaCTCCAGTTCTAGGGATCCTTTTAATCACTTTCCTGCTgaggaatggtttgggttgggagggaacTCAATGCCCATTgaattccagcccctgccatgggcagggacattccacagaccaggttgctccaagccccatccaacctggtctggaacacttccagggattcaggggcagccacagcttctccatgCTGGTGGTAGCAGTGTGCTGCTCTAGACTGCTGCATCTGCTGGGAATTTTAAGGACTCTGCTTGTAACTTGGCACTCAAAGCATGAAAGGAGTCACTGTTATAAAACAGCATGAGCCACGTCAGAGAAAGCTTTGGAAACTTCAGTGGTGGCTGTTGCACTGTTGTTTTCCAGACAAGACTGCAGTGACTCACAGCAAAGGGAACAtacttctcttttctttttttaccagCCTGACTCACAGGATGAACTTGCCAATAAAGCTCCCCACCCTTGAAACTGCTCTTGACTCACACGGGGGTGATGAGTGGGGAGCAGCACAAGCCTCGTGACCCATTCATGGAGTATCCAGCACTTGTAGGGATGGGATCTCCCTGGGGTGGGAAATGTTCCTGGTTTAGGGCCCCAGATGGGCAGAAATGAAGGACAGGGATGGCTTCTCCAGCCATGGTGTCGCAGAGAGATTTtgcttcctccagctctgagccctcTCCTGAAATGCCTCATCCTGGTCAGGCTCAGAGGCTGTCAGGTTTTCTCTGTACTTCCTAGAGGATTGCTGCCCCTGTGCACAGGACCAGGGCAGagtgccacaggctgctttCCCAAGTTCCTCTCCACAGAAATCAAACTCCTTgttgctgcccctgcagcaggagctcagctcaCCTGGACCGTGTCGCATCTTTCGAGATATGATTAAATCAAATTGTACAggttaaatgttttatttcctcaCAGTGAGCTGGTGAGAAGGCACTTGTGTCCCACCCTACCAGAGCAGGGTTTGCCCAGAGTGCCCCCAGTCAGATCATGGTGGGCACCACGCTGGTGAGGGCGATGTCCCCCCCGATGCAGAGCTTGGTGACCTCGTTGAGCCGCCTCTCGCGGAAGTTGTACTGCAGCAGGTGCGCGTCGTTCACGGCCACCTTGAAGTGATCCGTCTCACaaagcacctgcagctgcaagaaaaaccccacatcagccccaaaccccctggatttgttctgttttaaggcacacacctgagcaggctggcactggctgcaggtgctgccagccctggggcgtggggaggagctgcagcaccagcgCCCTTTGCCTTCCCCAAACTCTCCTGTGCTTTCCCTCCTCCGTGTTCCAGCCCAGTTTCTGCCTCCTCATCCCTGTGCCAGTCCCTCAAAGCAAGGCTCCACATTGTGAACCTCCTTTGCAGGGAAAAACACCTCGTgagaggagctgccagcagggaaaacACCCTACAGAAACCTGTCCAACCACTGTGCAGAACAACGGTGTAAATAAGGAGGGTTTCATAACCCATGGGAtagcagagcagggcagaagTTATGtcctgggcagctggagctgcaggagggggtCAGAAGAGCTGGAAGGTGCTGTAGGGACAGCACATGGGGTGGCTGCCCCAGAAACACCCCTGGGAGCTGATCCCTGTGCAAAAGCATCATTGTCCTTACACAGGCCTTGCTGCCCAAACCCTCTCAGTGCTTTTGGTGCAATGAGACTGAGCTGGGATGGGTTTTTCTGGTACCTTGAAGggttttccagcttcaaatggaAACCTGGGAGCtgtcctctcctccttcccccaggtATTCTGGAACATGGAATTGCACACGATGACTTTCCTGTTGTCTTCGTTGAAGCGGGGGTTGAAGTGGAAGGCAACGTCATTCCCTCTCTTGAAATCCAGTGAAAACCTGCAAGAACAAGAATGGAGTTGCTGCTTTTGCCACACAAAAGCCCTGAACTCTGTTGCAGGGCTTCCCAAAAATAGCAGAGAGaaaaccccacagaccccacagGGCAACAACAGGGCATTTACACATTTGTAATAATATTgtaatattattattacattattatttttattacaattaTTACAATTATTATTACATGTATTATATTGTAATAGAATTTGTAATAATATTTGATGTTACACCAGGCAGGGGCTGTTCAGGAATGGAAAGCAGATTCCAGCCCCCTGTTccacccagcagtgcccccaCCCTGGGAGCTGAACCCCCAGTACCTGTTTGGGTTGGGGTTCACAGTCCCAGTGATGGTGATGAGCAGCCGAGGGACGAGTCCtgcctgcaggggcagctcaAAGGGCACTTTCTGGGAGACAACAGGCATTTGGTGTCAGCAAAAAAGCCATCTCAAAAGCACAATgccacccctggggacagccagccccACGCCCTTCCCTTGGCCAAGCAACATCAGCCCCTGAGGACACAAACCCTCATGGTGACGGAGCCATTACCATGGGAGGGGTTGGTCCTCCCTGAGGAGCTGTTGGTCCCCCCTGAGGAGCTGTTGGTCCTCCCTGTGGAGCTGTTGGTCCTCCGTGTGGAGCAGAAGGCCCAAATCCAGGGCCACTGGGTGGTTGTCCTGGGGCAGGATACGGCCCTGTTGCTGGTGGAGCTCCAGGGaatgctccaggtgctcctggatacgctcctggtcctgctggtgcTCCAGGATAAGCTCCAGGTGCTCCAGGGTACGCAGGGTATGCTCCAGGTCCTCCAGGACAGGTTCCTGGTGCTCCAGGGTAGGCTGCAGGTGCTCCAGGGTAGGCTCCAGGTGCTCCAGGATACCCTGGGaaggctccaggagctgctggctggttcccccaggagggccagccctggcctgggggCGCACAGGGGGCTGGGTTGTTGCTGTTGGCCAAGGCATCAGAtagctggggacacaggagagGACAGGGTCAGCTGGGGGAGGTTCCTGCTGGCATCACACCGAGCtctccagagcctgcagtgaCCAAGGGcaagagctcagctctcagCTACTCCCTGGGCTTTTCCATAAAACCGCTGAGAGAATGCAGAGGGTCTGGGGATTGAGCAGCTTAGCAAGGATGtgctccctcccatcccagccAAAGGTCTCTGCTGCAaggccacagccacagcccccacGGGTTTTTAGAGAAATCCATACTTACAGAGAAACCGTCTgacatttttcctgaaaaacaacaaaaaacaaagaagtGTCAGTCATTCTTAACCTGTCCCATCCAAAACCCAGAATTTTTGAGGGGAGTTCAGTTTAGTGGGAGTTGATGGGAATTGATGGGAATTGCTGAGTTGCCATCACGTacctgcccagcagagctgacagcTCCAAAGAACAAATCCTGCTCCAACACCTGGGGGATAAAggggaggcactgctgggagagcagcccaAATACCCCGGGGTGAGCCCTTGGGATGGATCCACCACAGCTCACAGCACTCCCAGGATGTCATTCactcccccagccctgaggcACCATCCAGGATTCCCATTcccataaaaaaaccccaaacaggaCCCTCGGGGCGTGCAGGGGCAGCATCAGCCCAGAGGgtgcaaacccagccctgcacatTGGGGACACCCTGTGACACACGGGATGgcctgggatgggcacaggaggGTGGCAGCACCCACACAGGTCCCATTTCTCCTCCCATGCATCCACAACTGTCCCATTCCAGCCATAGGGATGACCTGGGATGGGCAGAGGATGGTGGCAGCACCCACACAGGTCCTCTTTGTCCTCCCATGTGTCACAActgtcccattccagctggaGGGATGGTCTGGAATGGGCACAGGAGGGTGGCAGCACCCACACAGGTCCCATTTCTCCTCCCTCTCATCCACAACTGCCCCGTTCCATGGGAGGGCCAGCAGATAAAAGCTGCTTTGCAAGTTCTGTGAGTCCACAAGCACACAGAGAACACAcacctgcctgtgcccaggaacagccccagctgggctcctCCCATCAAAGGGAGCATTCataagagaagggaaaagggagaggcaggaacggggggagagaaggaaaattccAAATTTAAAGCAGAGAGAAGGCAAATTCTCTTTGGAAGAAACAGCTTTGTTCAGATGCACAAAGCTCTCAGGTGTGGCTGCCCTGCCCCGGGAATAACAAACCCCCAGTTCACAGCCAGCAaatctctcctctccctgcaaaACACTCAGGGTTTTTAAGGCAGAAATGCAGTGAGCCAGAGTCCCAAagctttatttgctttctgGGCTCTTCCTAAACCCCTTGGGTTTGGCAGGAGAAGCCGGGGGTGCCCACACAGCCAGATCAGGTGTGCTcacagtgccctgtgctgctgccctggggtcCTGCATGATCCCCTGTTacacctggagcagcagctctgctccctcagggacaggctggcacagcctcgTGTCCCCACACACATCTGGGCAGTTTGGGGCTGtaccaaaatccccaaacccacTAAAGCTCTGCCACCCCAATCCTCTGCAGCAGGTTTGGAGCCCGGTGTCACctcctctctgtccctgcagggctggagctcctggagctctggaaaTGCCCTCTGGGTTGTCTGCCAGCTGCCATGGAAGGGGTTTATCCCCACCCTcttcagcagctccccagggatggattGCAGGGAATCACAGCTCCagtggggctggaaaagccctctaagcACAGCCAGCGCACCCAGCactgtgtccccaagtgccacagaggttttaaatccctccaggatggggactccagcactgccctgagcagctgtgccaggcctgggcaacctttccatgaaggaattttcCACAATATCCAGTTACACCTCCTCCAGTGCAACGTGGGGCCGTTTCCCCTCATCCTGTCTCTTGCTCccggggagcagagcctgaatCCCTCCCAGAcccaccctcctgtcaggagctgtgcagagccacaaggatccccctgagcccccttcgctccaggctgagcccctgcccagctccctcagcctctcctcactgAGAACCTGAGCTCTGGTTTCCAGCAGCATCtgggcagctgagctccagctcccctgagctctgcctgccccagcagggatcAGCTGCAGGGAACATCCCAGAGCTGACCCCAAACATTCCCTACGCTCACAGCAAGTGGAAAAAACCTTCTATTTGGGAAAGAAACATCAGGTCTCTCCCCTTTGAATTCTGCTGTTTTATTTGAATTCTGCTATTCCTGCAGAATTCAAATAAACCCGCTCACCCCTAAACGTAACTGGCggaataggaaaataaaaatggctcaCATTAAGAAGCATTTCTTATCAAGTCCAGTCTGTCTTCCAATATAAACTtattacaatataatatatataaaatatatataatagtaTGCTATAATATAATATTGTGATGCAATAATTATAAATAacacaaataataaatataaataatataataacatattattataatatatactatTTACATACtcttattatattatttatattatattatatcatattacgTTACATTAtgttacattatattacattatattatattatattatattatattatattatattatattatattataattacgATTCTTCACCCtgcagggattttggggcagggctgtccaGCCCCCTACAAGTTGCAAACACCCTTGGGCTGCCCCCCAGCCACCATCCCTCCATTATCCCTAAATCCAGAGAAGGTTTCAGGGCTATCCACCCCCCCAGGAATTACAATCACCTTTGGGTCT
Proteins encoded:
- the LGALS3 gene encoding galectin-3 encodes the protein MSDGFSLSDALANSNNPAPCAPPGQGWPSWGNQPAAPGAFPGYPGAPGAYPGAPAAYPGAPGTCPGGPGAYPAYPGAPGAYPGAPAGPGAYPGAPGAFPGAPPATGPYPAPGQPPSGPGFGPSAPHGGPTAPQGGPTAPQGGPTAPQGGPTPPMKVPFELPLQAGLVPRLLITITGTVNPNPNRFSLDFKRGNDVAFHFNPRFNEDNRKVIVCNSMFQNTWGKEERTAPRFPFEAGKPFKLQVLCETDHFKVAVNDAHLLQYNFRERRLNEVTKLCIGGDIALTSVVPTMI